The proteins below are encoded in one region of Pseudonocardia sp. DSM 110487:
- a CDS encoding HIT family protein: MSTLFTRIIDGELPGRFVWSDDRAVGFLSINPLGPGHTLVVPRAEVDHWVDAEPDLLAHLTSVSHSVGAAVREVWQPPRVGLIVAGFEVPHLHIHVFPAWDMAAFDFANAAPSVEAQEQEAQAEKLRSALRAAGHGEHVPA, from the coding sequence ATGAGCACCCTGTTCACCCGGATCATCGACGGCGAGCTGCCCGGACGATTCGTCTGGTCGGACGACCGGGCGGTCGGTTTCCTGTCGATCAATCCGCTCGGCCCCGGTCACACGCTCGTGGTACCCCGCGCGGAGGTCGACCACTGGGTCGACGCCGAGCCGGACCTGCTCGCGCACCTCACCTCCGTCTCGCACTCCGTCGGTGCGGCCGTGCGCGAGGTGTGGCAGCCGCCGCGGGTCGGCCTGATCGTCGCCGGCTTCGAGGTGCCACACCTGCACATCCACGTGTTCCCCGCATGGGACATGGCCGCCTTCGACTTCGCGAACGCGGCGCCGTCGGTGGAGGCGCAGGAGCAGGAGGCACAGGCCGAGAAGCTGCGGTCCGCCCTTCGCGCGGCGGGCCACGGCGAGCACGTGCCCGCCTGA
- a CDS encoding PPOX class F420-dependent oxidoreductase, whose translation MVRTIATNTAVDRDALIDFMRCRHKMILLTPRKDGGWQGSPVTAGVDAEGRIVIATYPERAKAVNVARNGKASVIVLSDDFGGAWVQVDGDAELLTLPEAVEPLVDYFRCISGEHPDWDEYRRAMQEQGKALIRVTPTRWSPVATGGFPARLA comes from the coding sequence ATGGTCCGGACCATCGCCACCAACACCGCCGTCGACCGCGACGCGCTGATCGATTTCATGCGCTGCCGCCACAAGATGATCCTGCTCACGCCCCGGAAGGACGGTGGCTGGCAGGGCTCGCCGGTCACCGCCGGCGTCGACGCGGAGGGCCGCATCGTGATCGCCACCTACCCGGAGCGGGCGAAGGCGGTGAACGTCGCGCGGAACGGGAAGGCCTCGGTCATCGTGCTGTCCGACGACTTCGGCGGCGCCTGGGTGCAGGTCGACGGCGACGCCGAGCTGCTCACGCTGCCCGAGGCCGTCGAACCGCTCGTCGACTACTTCCGCTGCATCTCCGGCGAGCACCCCGACTGGGACGAGTACCGGCGGGCGATGCAGGAGCAGGGCAAGGCGTTGATCAGGGTCACCCCGACGCGCTGGAGCCCGGTCGCCACGGGCGGATTCCCCGCGCGCCTCGCCTGA
- the glgX gene encoding glycogen debranching protein GlgX, protein MRPWPGHAYPLGATYDGSGTNFAIFSEVAEKVELCLFSPRGKETRIPLNEVDGFVHHGYLPGVEPGQRYGYRVHGPYDPAQGLRCNPNKLLIDPYTKALDGPVVWDEAVFGYPFGQPEGRSDTDSARFIPKSVVVNPFFDWGTDRSPHTPYHETVIYEAHVRGLTIQHPEIPPELRGTYTGLAHPVMLEHLKTLGVTAVELMPVHEFLNDHHLQEKGLSNYWGYNTIAFLAPHHAYSTSSGRSGNQVQEFKAMVRDLHDAGIEVILDVVYNHTAEGNHLGPTLSLRGIDNAAYYRLVEEDPRYYMDYTGTGNSLNVRNPHTLQLIMDSLRYWVTEMHVDGFRFDLASTLAREFYDVDRLSVFFDLVQQDPVISQVKLIAEPWDVGPGGYQVGNFPPLWTEWNGKYRDTVRDFWRGEPGTIGEFASRITGSSDLYKDDGRRPYASINFVTAHDGFTLADLVSYNDKHNEANLEGGNDGESHNRSWNCGVEGPTDDEAVLTLRARQQRNFITTLMLSQGVPMLLHGDELGRTQRGNNNVYCQDSELSWMDWSLANKNSALMHFTAGVTALRKAHPVFRRRKFFEGRPMGRRKAGAALADIAWFTPSGVEMTEQDWDSGFGKCVTVFLNGQGIAGADTRGEPVIDDSFILCLNAHYEDIDVTLPGREYGRQWAVVIDTASGEVITLSTAPGVAAAEPATVAGGGVLRVPARSVIVLQHPRAGS, encoded by the coding sequence ATGCGGCCGTGGCCGGGCCACGCCTATCCCCTGGGTGCCACCTATGACGGGTCCGGCACCAACTTCGCGATCTTCTCGGAGGTCGCGGAGAAGGTGGAGCTCTGCCTGTTCAGCCCACGGGGCAAGGAGACCCGAATCCCGCTGAACGAGGTCGACGGGTTCGTCCACCACGGATATCTCCCCGGCGTCGAGCCGGGGCAGCGCTACGGCTACCGGGTGCACGGGCCCTACGACCCCGCACAGGGCCTTCGGTGCAACCCGAACAAGCTGCTCATCGACCCGTACACGAAGGCCCTCGACGGGCCCGTCGTGTGGGACGAGGCGGTGTTCGGCTACCCGTTCGGGCAGCCGGAGGGGCGCAGCGACACCGACTCGGCGCGGTTCATCCCGAAGTCGGTGGTGGTCAACCCGTTCTTCGACTGGGGGACCGACCGCTCGCCGCACACCCCGTACCACGAGACCGTGATCTACGAGGCGCATGTGCGGGGCCTCACGATCCAGCACCCGGAGATCCCGCCGGAGCTGCGCGGCACCTACACCGGGCTCGCGCACCCGGTGATGCTCGAGCACCTCAAGACGCTCGGCGTCACGGCGGTGGAGCTCATGCCGGTGCACGAGTTCCTGAACGACCACCACCTGCAGGAGAAGGGCCTCTCCAACTACTGGGGCTACAACACGATCGCCTTCCTTGCCCCGCACCACGCCTACTCGACGTCGTCGGGACGCAGCGGCAACCAGGTGCAGGAGTTCAAGGCGATGGTCCGCGACCTGCACGACGCGGGCATCGAGGTGATCCTCGACGTCGTCTACAACCACACGGCGGAGGGCAACCACCTCGGCCCGACGCTCTCCCTGCGCGGTATCGACAACGCGGCCTACTACCGGCTCGTCGAGGAGGACCCGCGCTACTACATGGACTACACCGGCACGGGCAACTCGCTGAACGTGCGCAACCCGCACACCCTGCAGCTGATCATGGACTCGCTGCGGTACTGGGTGACCGAGATGCACGTCGACGGCTTCCGCTTCGACCTCGCCTCCACCCTCGCCCGCGAGTTCTACGACGTCGACCGGCTGTCGGTGTTCTTCGACCTCGTGCAGCAGGACCCGGTGATCAGCCAGGTGAAGCTGATCGCGGAGCCGTGGGACGTCGGGCCTGGTGGGTACCAGGTCGGCAACTTCCCGCCGCTGTGGACGGAGTGGAACGGCAAGTACCGCGACACCGTCCGCGACTTCTGGCGGGGCGAGCCCGGCACGATCGGCGAGTTCGCCTCCCGCATCACCGGCAGCTCCGACCTCTACAAGGACGACGGCCGCCGCCCGTACGCGTCGATCAACTTCGTCACGGCGCACGACGGGTTCACCCTCGCCGACCTCGTCTCGTACAACGACAAGCACAACGAGGCCAACCTCGAGGGCGGCAACGACGGCGAGAGCCACAACCGCTCGTGGAACTGCGGCGTCGAGGGGCCCACCGACGACGAGGCCGTGCTCACGCTGCGGGCCCGCCAGCAGCGCAACTTCATCACCACGCTGATGCTGTCCCAGGGCGTGCCGATGCTGCTGCACGGCGACGAGCTCGGCCGCACGCAACGCGGCAACAACAACGTCTACTGCCAGGACAGCGAGCTCTCCTGGATGGATTGGTCGCTCGCCAACAAGAACTCGGCGCTGATGCATTTCACCGCGGGAGTCACGGCGCTGCGCAAGGCCCACCCGGTGTTCCGCAGGCGGAAGTTCTTCGAGGGCCGCCCGATGGGCAGGCGCAAGGCGGGGGCGGCGCTCGCCGACATCGCGTGGTTCACGCCGTCCGGTGTGGAGATGACCGAGCAGGACTGGGACTCCGGCTTCGGCAAGTGCGTCACCGTGTTCCTCAACGGCCAGGGCATCGCGGGGGCCGACACCCGCGGTGAGCCCGTCATCGACGACTCGTTCATCCTCTGCCTCAACGCCCACTACGAGGACATCGACGTCACGCTCCCCGGCCGGGAGTACGGCAGGCAGTGGGCGGTGGTGATCGACACGGCATCCGGCGAGGTGATCACGCTCTCCACCGCACCGGGCGTGGCGGCCGCCGAGCCGGCCACGGTGGCCGGCGGCGGCGTGCTCCGCGTGCCGGCACGCTCGGTGATCGTCCTGCAGCACCCGAGGGCGGGCTCGTGA
- the treY gene encoding malto-oligosyltrehalose synthase, protein MIRPHSPAPSSTYRLQLSKDTTFGDAVELLPYLDALGAGALYASPLLESGSGSNHGYDVVDPTRVSAERGGEEGRRALVAAARAHDMAFVLDIVPNHVGVDIPQANPWWWDVLANGRASAHAATFDIDWDAGPVLLPILDADEEKALSELALSDDRTQLRYYERAFPVAPGTGDTGTAQEVHERQHYRLVSWKRGAAELTYRRFFDVSTLAAVRVELPEIFEKTHREILRWVAAGDVGGIRVDHPDGLSDPGAYVRRLRAAIGQDRWLLVEKILGVGEELPASWPVNGTSGYEALREIQGLFVDPDGAGLLTQLAAEHTGRKESARAVEHAARREVADTILAAEVRHIAAVAAREWLRAPEHAYPLTTIEEAVAELLCGYPVYRSYLPEGREALETAVSVARTHRPDLAGVLGAIRATMLADPAGELTTRVQQTSGMVMAKGVEDTAFYRWNRFVALNEVGGDPSRFGVPPQEFHRAMAAREASWPATMTTLSTHDTKRSEDVRARLAVLAEIPGEWARRMRRWAAAHPLPDRSLELLAWQNLVGAWPIPAERMAGYLTKAAKEAKLVTSHVDAVPEVDEAIAAWPAQVLSDTALVAEIEEFVSRIAGPGRANSMGQKLVQLAGPGVPDVYQGTELFEYSLVDPDNRRPVDWALRRELLARLDDGWLPDIDAEGAAKLLVTASALRLRRYRPEVFTGYRPVPAQGAAAAHAVAFARSASLVAVATRLPVGLAARGGWADTVLPLPEGTTDWHDVITDTPVDGAAPRLADVLARYPVALLVRPA, encoded by the coding sequence GTGATCCGGCCCCACTCCCCCGCGCCCAGCTCGACCTACCGCCTGCAGCTGTCGAAGGACACCACGTTCGGCGACGCGGTGGAACTGCTGCCCTACCTCGACGCGCTCGGCGCGGGCGCGCTGTACGCGTCGCCGCTGCTGGAGTCGGGCTCCGGGTCCAACCACGGCTACGACGTCGTCGATCCCACCCGGGTCTCCGCCGAGCGCGGTGGCGAGGAGGGCCGCAGGGCGCTGGTCGCCGCGGCGCGCGCGCACGACATGGCGTTCGTGCTCGACATCGTGCCCAACCACGTCGGCGTGGACATCCCGCAGGCCAACCCGTGGTGGTGGGACGTGCTCGCGAACGGGAGGGCGTCGGCGCACGCGGCCACGTTCGACATCGACTGGGACGCAGGCCCGGTGCTGCTGCCGATCCTCGACGCGGACGAGGAGAAGGCGCTCTCGGAGCTCGCCCTCTCCGACGATCGCACGCAGCTGCGCTACTACGAGCGCGCCTTCCCCGTTGCGCCCGGCACCGGCGACACCGGCACCGCGCAGGAGGTGCACGAGCGCCAGCACTACCGTCTCGTCTCCTGGAAACGGGGCGCGGCCGAGCTGACCTACCGCCGGTTCTTCGACGTCTCCACCCTTGCCGCGGTGCGGGTGGAGCTGCCGGAGATCTTCGAGAAGACCCACCGCGAGATCCTGCGCTGGGTCGCGGCGGGCGACGTCGGCGGCATCCGCGTCGACCACCCCGATGGCCTCTCCGACCCCGGTGCGTACGTCCGGCGGCTGCGGGCCGCGATCGGCCAGGACCGCTGGCTGCTCGTGGAGAAGATCCTCGGCGTCGGCGAGGAGCTGCCGGCGTCGTGGCCTGTGAACGGGACGTCCGGCTACGAGGCGCTACGCGAGATCCAGGGCCTGTTCGTCGATCCCGACGGCGCGGGCCTGCTCACCCAGCTCGCCGCCGAGCACACGGGCCGCAAGGAGTCGGCGCGCGCGGTGGAGCACGCCGCGCGCCGGGAGGTGGCCGACACGATCCTGGCCGCCGAGGTCCGCCACATCGCCGCTGTCGCGGCTCGTGAGTGGTTACGCGCGCCAGAGCACGCTTATCCGCTCACGACCATCGAAGAGGCCGTCGCCGAACTGCTGTGCGGCTACCCGGTCTACCGCAGTTATCTGCCCGAGGGGCGGGAGGCGCTCGAGACGGCTGTCAGCGTCGCGCGCACACACCGTCCCGACCTCGCCGGCGTCCTGGGGGCGATCCGGGCGACCATGCTCGCCGACCCGGCGGGCGAGCTCACCACCCGCGTGCAGCAGACGTCCGGGATGGTGATGGCCAAGGGCGTCGAGGACACCGCGTTCTATCGGTGGAACCGGTTCGTCGCGCTCAACGAGGTGGGCGGCGACCCGTCCCGATTCGGGGTACCCCCGCAGGAGTTCCACCGCGCCATGGCCGCGCGGGAGGCGTCCTGGCCTGCCACGATGACCACGCTGTCGACCCACGACACCAAGCGCTCCGAGGACGTCCGCGCACGGCTGGCCGTCCTCGCCGAGATCCCCGGCGAATGGGCGCGGCGGATGCGCCGGTGGGCGGCCGCCCACCCGCTGCCCGACCGGTCGCTGGAGCTACTGGCCTGGCAGAACCTCGTGGGAGCGTGGCCGATCCCCGCCGAGCGGATGGCCGGATACCTCACGAAGGCGGCCAAGGAGGCCAAGCTCGTCACCAGCCACGTCGATGCCGTGCCCGAGGTCGACGAGGCCATCGCGGCCTGGCCGGCGCAGGTGCTCTCCGACACCGCGCTCGTGGCCGAGATCGAGGAGTTCGTCTCCCGCATCGCGGGGCCGGGCCGGGCCAACTCGATGGGCCAGAAGCTGGTCCAGCTCGCCGGGCCGGGCGTTCCGGACGTCTACCAGGGCACGGAGCTCTTCGAGTACTCCCTCGTCGACCCGGACAACCGCCGGCCCGTCGACTGGGCACTCCGCCGCGAGTTGCTCGCCCGCCTCGACGACGGCTGGCTGCCGGACATCGACGCGGAAGGCGCCGCGAAGCTGCTGGTCACGGCCAGCGCGCTGCGGCTGCGCCGCTACCGGCCCGAAGTGTTCACGGGCTACCGGCCGGTGCCGGCGCAGGGCGCTGCCGCCGCGCACGCCGTGGCGTTCGCGCGCTCTGCCTCGCTCGTGGCCGTGGCGACCCGGCTGCCGGTGGGCCTCGCGGCCCGTGGCGGCTGGGCCGACACGGTGCTCCCCCTCCCCGAGGGCACAACGGACTGGCACGACGTCATCACCGACACCCCGGTCGACGGCGCCGCGCCGAGGCTCGCCGACGTGCTCGCCCGCTATCCGGTGGCGCTGCTGGTGCGGCCGGCATAG
- a CDS encoding DUF4394 domain-containing protein has product MRKTHRLAAIGALAVLTVTLTACGAAAQPTAAPAELAASAGTVAAEDNGRRAVGLTPDGELIGFDTSDPGGATVIGSVGGLQGDTSLVGIDYRVQDGKLYGVGNKGGIYTIDDAGGAATKVRKLTVALKGKSFGVDFNPAANALRIISDTGQNLRQPFATADAETAVDKALTDPAAPPATGTVPAPGVTAAGYTNNDLDDTTATTLFDLNSTADRLAVQSPANAGTLAPAGKLPVDAGGDAGFDVYSTLDAGRTVDNEAFAAVTVGGVQRLLAVDLLTGDATDLGQFNAKVTDIAVRLQQ; this is encoded by the coding sequence GTGCGCAAGACCCACCGGCTCGCCGCCATCGGCGCTCTGGCCGTCCTGACCGTGACCCTGACGGCGTGCGGCGCCGCCGCACAGCCGACCGCCGCCCCGGCCGAACTGGCGGCCAGCGCTGGAACCGTCGCCGCGGAGGACAACGGCAGGCGTGCCGTCGGCCTGACCCCGGACGGTGAGCTGATCGGCTTCGACACCTCCGACCCGGGCGGCGCCACCGTGATCGGCTCCGTCGGCGGCCTGCAGGGCGACACCTCCCTCGTCGGTATCGACTACCGCGTGCAGGACGGCAAGCTCTACGGCGTCGGGAACAAGGGCGGCATCTACACGATCGACGACGCAGGTGGTGCGGCCACGAAGGTCCGCAAGCTCACGGTGGCCCTCAAGGGCAAGTCCTTCGGCGTCGACTTCAACCCGGCCGCCAACGCACTGCGGATCATCAGCGACACCGGCCAGAACCTGCGCCAGCCGTTCGCCACCGCTGATGCGGAGACCGCCGTCGACAAGGCGCTCACCGACCCGGCAGCTCCTCCGGCCACCGGTACCGTGCCTGCCCCCGGCGTCACGGCAGCGGGCTACACGAACAACGATCTCGACGACACGACGGCGACCACGCTGTTCGACCTCAACAGCACGGCCGACCGACTCGCGGTGCAGTCCCCGGCCAACGCCGGCACGCTGGCTCCGGCCGGCAAGCTGCCCGTCGACGCCGGTGGCGACGCCGGCTTCGACGTCTACAGCACCCTTGACGCCGGCCGGACGGTCGACAACGAGGCCTTCGCGGCCGTCACGGTGGGCGGCGTTCAGCGGCTGCTGGCGGTGGACCTGCTGACCGGGGATGCCACTGACCTGGGTCAGTTCAACGCGAAGGTCACCGACATCGCGGTCCGGCTCCAGCAGTGA
- a CDS encoding DJ-1/PfpI family protein: MARVLVLTGDAAEELDSMYPVFRLREGGHEAVVAARTMRAVKLVVHDFEPGCDAYTEKPGHLLPVDVAFGDVNPSDYDALVIPGGRAPEYIRNDPDVARIVTHFFDRGLPVGTICHGAQVPAALGLLRGRTTAAFPPLKADMEQAGATFVDGPDVVDGAMVSCRGWPDLPEWSRAFMQVLERASVPA, encoded by the coding sequence ATGGCACGGGTGTTGGTCCTGACGGGCGACGCGGCCGAGGAACTCGACTCGATGTACCCGGTGTTCCGCCTGCGCGAGGGAGGGCACGAGGCGGTGGTCGCCGCCCGCACGATGCGCGCGGTGAAGCTCGTGGTCCACGACTTCGAGCCCGGCTGCGACGCCTACACCGAGAAGCCCGGCCACCTGCTGCCCGTTGACGTGGCCTTCGGCGATGTGAATCCGTCGGACTACGACGCGCTCGTCATCCCGGGCGGGCGGGCCCCGGAGTACATCCGCAACGACCCGGACGTCGCGCGGATCGTCACCCACTTCTTCGACCGCGGGCTCCCGGTCGGCACGATTTGCCACGGCGCGCAGGTGCCGGCCGCGCTTGGGCTCCTGCGCGGCCGCACCACGGCGGCGTTCCCGCCGCTCAAGGCCGACATGGAACAGGCAGGCGCCACGTTCGTCGACGGGCCGGACGTCGTGGACGGCGCGATGGTGTCCTGCCGCGGATGGCCCGACCTGCCGGAATGGTCACGCGCCTTCATGCAGGTGCTGGAGCGGGCGAGCGTCCCGGCCTGA